One Microbacter margulisiae genomic window carries:
- a CDS encoding PD-(D/E)XK nuclease family protein: MVFLEKIASVYYQYHAAELADVIFVFPNRRAGVFFQHYLKKMVDKPVFAPEAITVDELFSRLSSLQTADKTGLLFRLYSIYCKINDKAESFDHFVYWGEMLINDFDDVDKYLVDAKQLFTNVTELKEIDTLFGYLNENQIEAIRRFWSTFEPMQESSKQKDFRATWEVLYPLYETLRNELLQQNEGYQGMIFRDVAERIKNHESLDIEGKQIVFVGFNALTPAERALFRFFKYRGIADFYWDYDIPELKDRVNRGSDFIQENLLEFPSRYTLESDEPEERKISLAGIPSAVGQAKYVSRLLRDNYSCQDGEQPDDTLMQTVVLLPDENLLLPVVNSLPECVSTVNVTMGYPVAISSAAVFIDQLLLLQRNARVNGDNTLFYYRSVQQILHHPYLLFLMNDTVNELSQQILRYNKVFIDKQDLAENELLDAMFTFCRTPKETMAYLVAVVKLLLQAMQPAEDEPVERQMEQELLFSLYGMLNRAQGLFDQFAVEMTTETFRRLLKQLMDGLILPFEGEPLSGLQIMGLLETRALDFANVIVLSFNEGVFPTKQSALSFIPYHLRRGFGLPTGEHQDAVFAYHFYRLLHRAKTVHLLYDTRSDGMQSGEVSRYLYQLRYHYRLPIREAVASFSVTPRKSARIEVAKEGIIAEKLAKYIMPHEGKALSASSLNTYLECPLHFYFTTIEGLNEEKEVEETIEANTFGLLFHETMQELYKPFVGQMVTATAIDGVLKNVSAIDELIALKYTRLYLQKDTGIVHPEGQHLILATVIRHYVMQLLRHDRAYAPFEYVASEKAFHVSMPLSDGKRKVNLKGFIDRIDRKEGVLRILDYKSGSDQTTFSSIEKLFHTESVSKRSKAVFQVFFYAMAYLLQQNDATVVEPGIVLLSSLFKSDFVTHITRKENRQQKIVSDFATIQEEFASSLTQVLDEIFNPDIPFRQTDDPARCTYCPFTVICRKENEPIDSE; the protein is encoded by the coding sequence ATGGTTTTTCTGGAGAAAATTGCATCGGTTTATTACCAATATCATGCTGCTGAGCTGGCAGATGTGATTTTCGTTTTCCCCAACCGGCGTGCAGGTGTCTTCTTTCAGCATTACCTGAAAAAAATGGTGGACAAACCCGTATTTGCTCCCGAAGCCATTACGGTCGACGAATTATTTTCTCGCCTTTCTTCTCTTCAGACAGCTGACAAAACAGGGCTTTTGTTCCGTTTGTATTCAATTTATTGTAAGATAAATGATAAAGCAGAATCATTCGATCATTTTGTCTACTGGGGAGAGATGCTGATCAACGATTTTGATGATGTGGATAAATATCTGGTTGATGCAAAGCAACTGTTTACCAATGTAACCGAGCTGAAGGAAATTGATACGCTTTTTGGATACCTCAATGAAAACCAGATAGAAGCCATTCGTCGATTCTGGTCAACATTTGAGCCCATGCAGGAAAGCTCAAAGCAAAAAGATTTCCGTGCTACCTGGGAAGTGCTTTATCCGCTTTATGAAACCTTGCGAAACGAATTGCTGCAACAAAACGAAGGTTACCAGGGAATGATCTTCCGAGACGTCGCTGAACGGATCAAAAATCATGAATCGCTTGATATTGAAGGTAAACAAATCGTTTTTGTTGGATTTAATGCTTTGACTCCGGCAGAACGGGCGTTGTTCCGTTTCTTCAAGTATCGTGGGATAGCTGATTTTTATTGGGATTATGATATCCCGGAATTAAAAGATAGGGTAAATAGGGGTAGTGATTTCATTCAGGAGAACTTATTGGAATTTCCGTCAAGGTACACATTGGAAAGTGATGAGCCGGAGGAACGAAAAATTTCTCTGGCAGGTATTCCTTCGGCTGTGGGGCAGGCCAAGTATGTTTCCAGGTTGCTTCGGGATAATTACTCCTGTCAGGACGGGGAACAACCAGACGATACCCTGATGCAGACGGTTGTTTTATTGCCTGACGAAAATTTGTTGCTGCCTGTCGTGAATTCTTTGCCGGAGTGTGTTTCAACCGTGAATGTCACCATGGGTTATCCTGTGGCGATATCTTCTGCGGCTGTCTTTATTGATCAGTTGCTTTTGTTGCAACGCAATGCCAGGGTTAATGGCGACAATACATTATTCTATTATCGTTCCGTGCAACAAATTCTGCATCATCCCTATCTGCTTTTTCTGATGAACGATACGGTGAATGAGTTGTCGCAACAAATTTTACGTTACAATAAGGTGTTCATTGATAAGCAGGATTTGGCGGAGAATGAATTGCTCGACGCCATGTTTACCTTTTGCCGGACGCCTAAAGAAACTATGGCTTATTTGGTTGCTGTCGTCAAACTGCTATTGCAGGCGATGCAGCCTGCGGAAGATGAACCTGTGGAGCGGCAAATGGAGCAGGAACTATTGTTTAGCCTGTATGGCATGCTGAATCGCGCGCAGGGATTGTTCGATCAGTTCGCTGTGGAGATGACCACCGAAACCTTCCGCCGGTTATTGAAACAATTGATGGACGGATTGATCCTCCCGTTTGAAGGCGAGCCTTTATCAGGCTTGCAGATTATGGGTTTACTGGAAACACGTGCACTCGATTTTGCCAATGTCATTGTTTTGTCGTTCAATGAGGGGGTTTTCCCTACAAAACAATCTGCCCTTTCGTTTATTCCTTATCATTTGCGGAGAGGTTTTGGCCTGCCCACCGGTGAGCATCAGGACGCCGTATTTGCATATCATTTCTATCGTCTGCTCCATCGGGCAAAGACAGTGCATTTGCTTTACGATACCCGTTCGGATGGCATGCAGTCGGGTGAGGTGAGCCGTTATTTGTACCAGTTGCGCTATCATTACCGTCTCCCGATCAGGGAAGCAGTCGCCTCGTTTTCCGTGACTCCACGTAAAAGCGCACGTATTGAAGTGGCTAAAGAAGGCATCATTGCCGAAAAACTGGCAAAATACATAATGCCCCACGAAGGAAAAGCTTTGTCTGCAAGCTCGCTGAATACTTATCTGGAGTGTCCGTTGCATTTTTATTTTACAACCATCGAAGGACTTAACGAAGAAAAAGAAGTGGAGGAAACCATCGAGGCCAACACCTTTGGATTGTTGTTTCATGAAACCATGCAGGAACTCTACAAACCCTTTGTCGGGCAAATGGTGACAGCTACCGCCATTGACGGAGTATTGAAAAACGTCAGCGCCATTGACGAATTGATCGCCTTGAAATACACCCGGCTTTACCTGCAAAAAGATACGGGTATTGTTCACCCCGAAGGGCAGCATCTTATTCTGGCTACGGTGATTCGTCATTATGTCATGCAATTGCTCCGGCACGACCGTGCTTATGCCCCTTTTGAATATGTCGCCTCTGAGAAAGCTTTCCATGTTTCCATGCCTTTATCCGACGGGAAGAGGAAGGTAAACCTGAAAGGTTTTATTGATCGTATTGATCGAAAGGAAGGCGTATTGCGTATCTTGGATTATAAATCGGGGAGCGATCAAACAACATTCTCTTCGATTGAAAAGCTGTTTCATACAGAATCAGTCTCAAAGCGGTCGAAAGCGGTATTTCAGGTCTTTTTTTATGCCATGGCCTATCTGCTGCAACAAAATGATGCAACGGTAGTGGAACCTGGAATTGTACTGTTAAGCTCGTTGTTTAAATCAGATTTTGTCACACACATTACACGTAAGGAAAATCGTCAACAGAAAATTGTGTCTGATTTTGCCACGATACAGGAAGAATTTGCTTCATCACTGACGCAGGTGCTGGATGAAATCTTTAATCCGGATATTCCTTTCCGTCAGACGGATGACCCCGCACGTTGTACGTATTGTCCGTTTACAGTTATTTGCAGAAAGGAAAATGAACCGATAGACAGCGAATAA
- a CDS encoding BamA/TamA family outer membrane protein, with the protein MKNVQKLIFCVLSMLMIACSSTKYVPEGDYLLNQEHIKVHSKQVTAETLAPFLRQTPNQRIFSVFRLQLGVYDLSGKDTTKWINRWLRRAGEKPVIYDSLAMEVSRQEMKKELQNEGYQHAIVDVITKKKKKKINVTYKITLGSPYIISDFNVSPKLDSLIAIHVPPKGGFDYSIQKGMNFNVNDLDQERTDLSTYLRNNGFYNITREVFHYRADTTLGKNKAIVELGLRRDLLANDTLLQKTFSRKKIGSITFETMQPMPGTNTSSAQKDTVAYEGYTMIYHGTPFLRIKPLVFNTFVTPGGYYSEKDVRSTFAALNALPPVKYVNLQFKEQSDSMLSCNVQITPDKLQSFTNDIEGTNSGGNFGVAEDFSYQHRNLFRGAELLKFHARASYESLGSLSNIFSYNATELAGDVSLKYPTFLFPFLSHDFKRSLHGSTTFSLGYNYQVRPEFVRNLANAGVKYIWSLSRNTTFTFDLLDLSYIYLPRIDSSFRATYLSNSSPLRFSYENQMILKTGFSMQHIEQGMNNAHLSYVNWRWDVSEAGNLLDGMLHLFKATPDPDGVYRLFHIRFAQYIKGDYDISYNQYLSPDNRMVYHFNAGLVCPLGNADVVPFEERYYAGGADGVRGWSSYTLGPGGYPYSSGVIDFVNHTGDIKLQGNIEYRFKLFWQFDGALFYDAGNIWTIRNYSTQPNGVFNFSTFYKQIAMSYGLGVRFNLNYFVLRMDLGHQLYNPAFRGNSAWIPALKGFSKRSALFFAIGYPF; encoded by the coding sequence ATGAAGAATGTTCAGAAGTTGATTTTTTGTGTTTTGTCGATGCTGATGATTGCCTGTAGTAGCACAAAATATGTGCCTGAAGGTGATTATTTGCTGAATCAGGAGCATATAAAGGTGCATTCGAAGCAGGTTACTGCTGAAACGTTGGCTCCTTTTTTGAGGCAAACACCTAATCAACGTATATTCAGTGTTTTTCGCCTGCAATTGGGAGTCTACGATCTTTCCGGAAAGGATACTACGAAATGGATAAACCGATGGCTGAGACGTGCTGGCGAAAAACCGGTGATTTATGATTCTCTCGCCATGGAGGTTTCGCGCCAGGAGATGAAGAAAGAGTTGCAAAATGAAGGATATCAGCATGCCATAGTCGACGTCATCACCAAAAAGAAAAAGAAAAAAATCAATGTTACCTACAAAATAACACTTGGAAGTCCCTACATAATCAGTGATTTTAATGTCTCTCCTAAGCTTGATTCCCTCATAGCAATTCATGTCCCGCCTAAAGGAGGTTTCGATTACTCCATACAAAAGGGAATGAATTTTAACGTCAATGATCTGGATCAGGAAAGGACAGATCTCTCTACGTATCTACGCAATAATGGCTTTTATAATATCACGCGTGAAGTATTTCATTATAGGGCAGATACGACATTGGGGAAAAACAAAGCGATTGTTGAGTTGGGTTTGCGGCGGGATTTGCTGGCCAATGATACATTGTTACAAAAAACCTTTTCCAGAAAGAAAATCGGAAGTATCACGTTTGAAACCATGCAACCGATGCCAGGGACAAATACTTCATCGGCTCAAAAGGATACAGTTGCTTATGAAGGCTATACAATGATTTATCATGGGACTCCATTTCTGCGGATAAAGCCGTTGGTTTTTAACACGTTTGTGACACCGGGAGGATATTATAGCGAGAAGGATGTCCGCTCCACGTTTGCTGCTCTCAATGCTTTACCTCCAGTGAAATATGTTAACCTCCAGTTTAAAGAACAATCTGACAGTATGTTAAGTTGCAATGTGCAGATAACTCCGGATAAGTTACAATCTTTTACCAACGACATAGAAGGCACTAATTCAGGCGGAAACTTTGGTGTCGCCGAAGACTTCTCTTACCAGCACCGTAATTTATTCAGGGGAGCAGAGCTTTTGAAATTTCATGCTAGGGCATCTTATGAATCGTTAGGAAGCTTATCAAACATATTTTCATACAATGCGACTGAATTAGCCGGTGATGTTTCGCTGAAATATCCGACTTTTCTATTCCCTTTTTTAAGTCATGATTTTAAGAGGAGTCTGCATGGTTCTACCACTTTTTCTTTAGGATACAATTATCAGGTGCGACCTGAATTTGTGCGAAATCTGGCGAATGCCGGTGTGAAATATATCTGGAGTTTATCCAGGAATACCACCTTCACGTTTGACCTGCTTGATCTGAGTTATATCTATTTACCCCGTATAGATTCTTCTTTCAGAGCAACTTATTTGAGTAATTCTTCTCCTTTGCGATTTAGTTATGAGAATCAAATGATTCTGAAAACGGGGTTTTCGATGCAACACATTGAGCAAGGCATGAATAATGCTCATCTTAGCTATGTTAATTGGAGGTGGGATGTCTCGGAAGCGGGAAATTTACTGGACGGAATGTTACATCTTTTCAAGGCAACACCTGATCCGGATGGAGTCTATCGTCTGTTTCATATCCGGTTTGCGCAGTATATAAAAGGAGATTATGATATATCTTACAACCAGTATCTGAGTCCGGACAACCGAATGGTTTATCATTTTAATGCAGGATTGGTCTGTCCTTTGGGGAATGCGGATGTAGTTCCTTTCGAAGAACGTTATTATGCCGGAGGAGCTGATGGTGTGAGAGGTTGGTCATCCTACACGCTGGGCCCTGGCGGGTACCCCTATTCGAGTGGCGTAATTGACTTTGTAAACCATACCGGTGATATAAAATTGCAGGGTAATATAGAATATCGTTTCAAGTTATTCTGGCAATTTGATGGTGCTCTGTTTTATGATGCGGGCAATATATGGACCATTCGGAATTACAGTACGCAACCCAACGGCGTCTTCAATTTTTCTACCTTCTATAAACAGATAGCCATGAGCTATGGATTAGGGGTTCGCTTTAATCTGAACTATTTTGTCCTGCGTATGGATCTGGGGCATCAGTTGTACAATCCTGCTTTCCGGGGAAATAGCGCATGGATACCTGCTCTAAAGGGATTTTCCAAAAGATCAGCGCTTTTCTTTGCTATCGGTTATCCGTTCTAA
- a CDS encoding SpoIID/LytB domain-containing protein, which translates to MSEPIVNVGILEQPVLEFAFHGDFECLSTENKVYGKSRASFRDGKIEWEGALYNELVFAPVSDSTSFFEIKNVIIGINFHWERKEDQQFKGGLKIVTDGDKLVAINQIGVETYLTSVISSEMSATSSLELLKAHAVISRSWLLAQIEKAKEMQTQAVHYDACVRTEESLIRWYDREDHTLFDVCADDHCQRYQGMTRQNKVVAQAVEATWGEILEYDGKICDARFSKSCGGITELFENCWEPVSHPYLTVLRDVADEDKMTDLTVEANAEQWIRSAPTAFCNTNDPDILNQVLNNYDQETTDFYRWTVLYSQEEISQLITRRTGIDFGVILELIPVERGTSGRLIRLKIIGSKKTLIIGKELEIRKALSTSHLYSSAFVVDTFDRVDGVPQRFVLTGAGWGHGVGLCQIGAAVMGAKGYTYNDILLHYFRGASLVKKY; encoded by the coding sequence ATGTCCGAGCCGATTGTAAATGTAGGAATTCTGGAACAACCTGTATTAGAGTTTGCCTTCCATGGCGATTTTGAGTGTTTATCCACAGAGAACAAAGTTTATGGAAAATCCAGAGCTTCGTTTCGGGACGGTAAGATTGAATGGGAAGGCGCTCTTTACAATGAGCTGGTCTTTGCTCCTGTGTCGGATTCTACTTCATTTTTTGAGATTAAGAATGTGATTATTGGCATCAATTTTCATTGGGAACGTAAAGAGGATCAACAATTCAAGGGAGGGTTGAAGATCGTGACAGATGGGGATAAGTTAGTTGCCATCAATCAGATTGGAGTCGAAACATATCTTACCAGTGTCATTTCATCCGAGATGAGCGCTACCAGTTCGCTTGAACTGCTTAAGGCACATGCTGTGATTTCCCGTAGCTGGCTTTTGGCGCAAATAGAGAAAGCCAAAGAGATGCAAACTCAAGCAGTACATTATGACGCTTGTGTGCGAACGGAAGAAAGCCTGATCCGGTGGTATGACCGCGAAGATCATACACTTTTTGATGTATGCGCAGATGACCATTGCCAGCGTTATCAGGGAATGACGCGTCAAAATAAGGTGGTTGCCCAGGCAGTGGAAGCTACTTGGGGCGAAATTCTGGAATATGACGGGAAAATTTGCGATGCCCGTTTTTCGAAATCATGCGGGGGCATTACCGAGTTATTTGAAAATTGCTGGGAACCGGTATCTCATCCCTATTTGACGGTATTGCGTGATGTCGCTGATGAAGATAAAATGACAGATCTGACAGTTGAAGCCAATGCTGAACAATGGATCAGAAGTGCGCCAACGGCATTTTGCAATACAAATGATCCTGATATTTTGAATCAGGTATTGAATAATTACGATCAGGAAACAACAGATTTTTACCGTTGGACGGTTTTGTATTCGCAGGAAGAGATTTCTCAATTAATTACCCGGCGTACCGGCATTGATTTCGGGGTTATTCTGGAGTTGATTCCTGTCGAACGGGGAACTTCCGGGCGGCTGATTCGCCTGAAGATTATCGGATCAAAAAAGACGTTGATTATTGGTAAAGAGCTGGAAATACGCAAGGCACTTTCTACATCGCATCTTTACAGTTCGGCGTTTGTGGTTGATACCTTTGATCGGGTGGATGGAGTTCCGCAACGGTTTGTCCTGACGGGGGCAGGATGGGGACACGGCGTAGGCCTTTGTCAAATCGGAGCTGCGGTAATGGGTGCAAAAGGGTATACATATAATGATATTTTACTGCACTATTTCAGAGGAGCTTCATTGGTGAAAAAATATTAG
- a CDS encoding iron-containing alcohol dehydrogenase, whose amino-acid sequence MNNFVFKNSTKLIFGKGTISSLAAEIPAGRRIMMTYGGGSIKKNGVYDQVKAALSQFSVIEFGGIEPNPTYETLMQAVALAKEHHIDFFLAVGGGSVIDGTKFIVTAMLYNGDPWEFMLNPSKAQHAMPFASVLTLPATGSEMNNGSVISKKATQEKLAFAIAETYPQFSILDPEVTFSLPKRQLANGVVDAYVHVMEQYLTYPSESMIQDRFAEGILSTLIEIGEKVVNDEPDYDLRANFMLSATMALNGFISMGVPQDWATHMIGHELTALFGLDHGVTLAIIEPSLLRATKEYKKTKLLQYADRVWSIKHGTEEERIEAAIDKTEAFYRNLGIKTKLHEYNIDNKSFDTIVDRFAKRGWKLGEKQLITPDVIREILNGCL is encoded by the coding sequence ATGAATAACTTCGTTTTCAAAAATTCCACAAAGCTTATTTTTGGGAAAGGAACCATTTCATCATTAGCTGCCGAAATTCCTGCCGGAAGAAGAATCATGATGACCTACGGGGGTGGAAGTATCAAAAAAAATGGTGTTTACGATCAGGTAAAAGCCGCGCTCAGCCAGTTTAGCGTCATCGAATTCGGAGGTATCGAACCCAACCCAACTTATGAAACCTTAATGCAGGCAGTTGCTTTAGCAAAAGAACATCACATTGATTTCTTTCTGGCTGTCGGAGGAGGTTCTGTAATTGACGGTACAAAATTCATTGTCACCGCTATGCTATACAATGGCGATCCTTGGGAATTTATGCTCAACCCATCAAAAGCACAGCATGCAATGCCTTTTGCATCAGTGCTCACCTTGCCTGCAACCGGTTCGGAGATGAATAACGGCTCAGTCATTTCAAAAAAAGCAACTCAGGAAAAACTGGCTTTTGCTATTGCTGAAACATACCCGCAATTCTCCATCCTCGATCCTGAAGTAACCTTTTCTCTTCCCAAGCGTCAATTGGCCAATGGAGTAGTTGATGCTTATGTACATGTAATGGAACAATACCTCACCTACCCGTCCGAATCAATGATTCAGGACCGGTTTGCGGAAGGTATTCTATCAACATTGATCGAAATTGGAGAAAAAGTGGTTAATGACGAGCCGGATTATGACTTACGTGCCAATTTTATGCTAAGCGCCACTATGGCTCTCAACGGATTCATTTCCATGGGAGTTCCACAAGATTGGGCTACACATATGATTGGGCATGAATTGACCGCCCTGTTTGGTCTTGACCACGGAGTGACGTTAGCCATCATAGAACCTTCTTTGCTCCGTGCAACTAAAGAATATAAAAAAACCAAACTTTTACAATATGCAGATCGCGTCTGGAGTATCAAACATGGGACTGAAGAAGAACGCATTGAAGCTGCAATTGACAAAACAGAGGCATTTTACCGAAACCTTGGCATTAAGACCAAACTTCACGAATATAACATTGACAATAAATCTTTTGACACTATTGTTGACCGGTTTGCCAAAAGAGGATGGAAACTTGGAGAAAAACAACTGATTACGCCTGATGTGATCCGCGAGATACTCAATGGATGCCTGTAA
- a CDS encoding DUF4105 domain-containing protein codes for MRNVLISFFLLLLASQATAITLSDSARISLLTCGPGEELYSKFGHSAIRIYDPVNHIDVSFNYGYFDYNTPGFYYKFVRGETDYQIGAVDTPDFMLEYRMLHINMWEQVLNLKQTEKQALFDALLVNYEPQNRYYRYNFAFDNCATRPRDMIARSIDGQLIFAPSIDKDHETFQQMIDQYTADEPAISFGIHLLFGAQADQVATLQQSFFLPERLMQAYATAMIKRDSIEVPLVIATSQPVKIVGHQHNPPFDYIPWIFGILLLFALYLSSIDKRRQRISFWFDAILFGLTGIVGIVLFYMNFFSLHPFVSHNWNLVWANPLDLMFVLFLPFKSLRRFAFYLQYLFLACVIFIFGGLFYLPQTFLFSQILWIGTLGLRSAMYLRLRKEYIRPKIKSA; via the coding sequence ATGCGTAATGTTTTAATATCCTTTTTCTTGCTGTTGCTTGCTTCGCAGGCAACAGCCATTACTTTATCAGATTCTGCCCGTATTAGCCTCCTTACATGTGGTCCGGGAGAAGAATTATATTCCAAATTTGGTCATTCTGCTATTCGAATTTATGATCCTGTCAATCATATTGATGTAAGCTTTAACTACGGTTATTTTGATTATAACACTCCCGGATTTTATTATAAATTCGTCCGTGGAGAAACTGACTATCAGATTGGCGCTGTTGATACTCCCGATTTTATGCTGGAATACCGGATGTTGCATATCAACATGTGGGAACAGGTGTTAAATCTAAAGCAAACTGAGAAACAGGCTCTTTTCGATGCATTACTGGTCAATTATGAACCACAAAATCGCTATTACCGCTACAATTTTGCTTTCGACAATTGTGCCACCCGCCCCCGGGATATGATTGCCAGGTCGATTGATGGACAGTTAATTTTTGCTCCTTCCATAGACAAAGATCATGAAACATTCCAGCAAATGATTGATCAATACACTGCAGATGAGCCTGCTATTTCGTTCGGAATTCATTTGCTATTCGGAGCTCAGGCAGATCAGGTGGCGACCCTTCAACAAAGCTTTTTTCTGCCTGAACGATTAATGCAAGCCTATGCCACCGCAATGATTAAAAGGGACAGTATAGAAGTTCCATTGGTAATTGCAACTTCGCAACCCGTGAAAATTGTCGGACATCAACATAATCCACCCTTCGACTATATTCCCTGGATCTTTGGAATATTACTGCTTTTTGCTTTGTATCTTTCATCGATCGATAAACGCAGACAACGAATCTCATTTTGGTTTGATGCTATTTTGTTCGGTTTAACGGGAATAGTAGGCATCGTCCTGTTTTATATGAATTTCTTTTCCCTACATCCATTTGTCTCACATAACTGGAACCTCGTGTGGGCAAATCCACTTGATCTGATGTTTGTATTATTCCTGCCTTTCAAATCATTGCGAAGATTCGCTTTCTATTTACAATATCTATTTTTGGCGTGTGTAATTTTTATCTTTGGGGGACTGTTTTATTTACCACAAACGTTTCTGTTCAGTCAAATCCTATGGATTGGAACATTAGGACTTCGATCTGCAATGTACTTACGTTTGCGAAAAGAATATATCAGGCCAAAAATCAAATCCGCTTAA
- a CDS encoding alkaline phosphatase family protein, with amino-acid sequence MTKLFLPFVILLQLIAFPLTAANQPDKPRLVVFIVIDGLQSEHVMTIWNDLNKGGFKRLYTQGAVCNHAYYPILSTGMAADYASLVTGSTPFYHGIVGNTFYNKATNDTQPCLEDNNYNGIGTSDALSLQPLLASTCTDELKMNTGGKSKVFAIGIHSAETMMLAGHAGDGAVWINNTTPNLATSNYFVAGLPHWADQANMDHWVEDGIKTEWQPLYNISTYFFPAKHPNSTHGFDYTNNSSSMTENIANYKESPFVNTLVTNLALKAMTEEHLGQDDYPDFLGLEYTVQVAGDPSHELASAEKEDMYLRLDNNLADLINQIDSYVGVNHTVIILTGTQGEPHQQQTLQNYNIPSGQFVPVRSMALLNLYLMAIYGQHQWVLGCHDKNIYLDHAAIEQKRISLNEIEQRCANFMLDLQGIQTALTATQIMAANSNGNDEASRMKNSFNKHRSGDVVFTLMPGWVEADNQGHILPIDNDKSSYTPLLFFGDGILPQTINSQSITDLAPTLSWLLQTQAPNANIGLPIMLKRKDEPSESWNHSK; translated from the coding sequence ATGACTAAGCTTTTTCTGCCTTTCGTAATTTTGTTGCAACTTATCGCTTTCCCCTTAACAGCCGCTAATCAACCCGATAAGCCCCGTCTAGTTGTCTTCATTGTGATAGACGGTCTCCAGTCAGAACACGTCATGACCATCTGGAACGACCTGAATAAAGGAGGATTCAAACGGTTGTATACACAAGGAGCTGTTTGCAATCATGCTTATTATCCGATTTTATCTACCGGAATGGCAGCCGATTATGCCTCTTTGGTAACAGGATCAACACCTTTTTATCACGGCATCGTAGGAAATACCTTTTATAACAAAGCGACCAACGACACCCAACCCTGCCTGGAAGACAACAATTATAATGGCATCGGAACAAGTGACGCACTCTCGCTACAGCCGCTACTAGCATCAACATGTACTGATGAATTGAAGATGAATACCGGAGGAAAATCAAAAGTATTTGCCATTGGAATTCACTCGGCAGAGACCATGATGCTCGCCGGTCATGCCGGTGATGGCGCTGTCTGGATTAATAATACAACACCAAATTTAGCTACCAGCAATTATTTTGTTGCAGGATTGCCCCATTGGGCTGATCAGGCTAATATGGATCACTGGGTTGAAGACGGAATTAAAACAGAATGGCAACCGTTATACAACATCTCTACCTATTTTTTCCCAGCTAAACATCCGAATTCAACTCATGGATTTGATTATACGAATAACAGTTCCTCCATGACTGAAAATATTGCTAACTATAAAGAATCTCCCTTTGTAAATACGTTAGTTACTAATTTAGCACTTAAAGCGATGACAGAAGAACATCTGGGACAAGACGACTATCCTGATTTTTTGGGGCTTGAATATACCGTACAAGTGGCAGGAGACCCCTCTCATGAACTGGCTTCAGCGGAAAAAGAGGATATGTACCTCCGCTTAGACAATAATCTGGCTGATTTAATTAATCAAATAGACAGTTATGTAGGAGTAAATCATACTGTAATCATATTGACCGGAACTCAGGGCGAACCGCATCAACAACAAACGCTACAAAATTACAACATCCCATCAGGACAGTTTGTCCCAGTAAGATCTATGGCACTTCTTAATCTTTATCTGATGGCTATCTATGGACAGCACCAGTGGGTGTTAGGTTGTCATGACAAAAACATATATCTCGATCATGCCGCTATTGAACAAAAAAGAATTTCATTGAACGAGATAGAACAACGTTGTGCCAATTTCATGCTCGACTTACAAGGCATACAAACGGCACTGACAGCGACACAAATTATGGCTGCCAATAGTAACGGAAACGACGAAGCGTCCCGCATGAAAAATTCTTTCAATAAACATCGTTCCGGAGATGTTGTATTCACACTCATGCCAGGATGGGTCGAAGCTGACAATCAGGGACATATTCTACCCATTGACAATGATAAATCATCCTATACGCCCTTGTTATTTTTTGGAGATGGCATATTGCCTCAAACTATAAATAGTCAATCAATTACTGATTTGGCACCAACCCTTAGCTGGCTCTTGCAGACTCAAGCACCGAATGCCAACATCGGTCTTCCCATTATGCTAAAACGCAAAGATGAACCTTCTGAAAGCTGGAACCATAGTAAATAG